In a single window of the Candidatus Flexicrinis proximus genome:
- a CDS encoding DNA-3-methyladenine glycosylase 2 family protein, producing the protein MRLSTGRLYDFGLLLQFLSRWSTPVLDIVAGDAYRRVLSLPGGPSLVEVKQAGPAHAPELAVSVLSAGGAVDSAELQRRIRHVLALDEPLEPFWQWARTHAELWPVLSAVEGLPLPRTETLFEGLVCAVIEQQIAWTAAQRAQRTLCEWGGAGLEYEGRMYHAMPSPERLAGANPGELKALKITDRRVGVLIGIAGDIASGRFDPLVFADLPHAERYAGLMRIKGVGHWTAVVALSRAFGTAPEVASNDVALRAAVKRYLPHYAAEADPIGAAFSGCGEYAGLAATYLLSRYVFDKY; encoded by the coding sequence ATGCGTTTGAGTACGGGGCGTCTTTATGATTTCGGACTGCTGTTGCAGTTTCTGTCTCGCTGGAGTACGCCGGTGCTGGATATCGTCGCAGGGGACGCGTACCGCAGGGTATTGAGTCTGCCCGGCGGGCCGTCGCTGGTCGAGGTGAAGCAGGCCGGGCCGGCGCACGCACCGGAACTGGCGGTCTCGGTTCTGAGCGCAGGTGGGGCGGTCGACTCCGCTGAGCTGCAGCGGCGCATTCGGCATGTGCTGGCCCTGGATGAGCCGCTCGAACCGTTCTGGCAATGGGCGCGTACGCACGCTGAATTGTGGCCGGTCCTATCGGCCGTCGAGGGGCTGCCGCTGCCGCGCACCGAGACGCTGTTCGAGGGCCTGGTGTGTGCCGTGATCGAACAGCAAATTGCCTGGACGGCGGCGCAGCGCGCCCAGCGGACGCTGTGCGAGTGGGGCGGCGCAGGGCTGGAATACGAGGGCCGGATGTATCACGCGATGCCGTCGCCTGAGCGGCTGGCCGGGGCGAATCCGGGCGAGTTGAAGGCGCTCAAGATCACGGACCGGCGGGTTGGCGTGCTGATCGGGATTGCCGGAGACATCGCCAGCGGCCGGTTCGACCCGCTGGTCTTCGCTGACCTGCCGCACGCGGAACGTTATGCCGGATTGATGCGGATTAAGGGTGTGGGACACTGGACGGCGGTCGTGGCGCTCTCACGCGCGTTTGGTACCGCGCCGGAGGTCGCTTCCAACGATGTGGCGCTGCGGGCGGCTGTCAAGCGGTATCTGCCTCACTATGCGGCGGAAGCAGACCCGATCGGCGCGGCGTTCAGCGGCTGCGGCGAATATGCGGGGTTGGCGGCAACCTACCTGCTGTCACGCTACGTCTTTGACAAGTACTGA
- a CDS encoding extracellular solute-binding protein: protein MKRFAVIAVMLVAAFSFGASAQEPVEITFAHIFGGEQDSRVEVIRAIADEFQAANPGVTITLVSPSTDYTELFNSALLSASQGDAPTIVQVEEGLTQLAADSQFFTPIGDLATPEQLASLDDVLPVVRSYYAIGDTLWSLPWNSSNPILFYNRGMFELAGLDPDTPPATFADLTAACESIMSRREQLGVDACVNWPMATWFVEQWVAMQDALIANNDNGRTARASEMLYTDPAVKSVVEWWADLATKGFYTYSGTPNDYTGEGIAFLSKRTAITINSTAGITLFNQFSVVQGIELGIAGLPVPNAEATNGGTVGGASVWISAGATDAQKRAATDFLFFLTSTENDIKWHKGSGYFPNRVTSIEALTAEGWFETAPAFGIALGQLQAAGGTIANAGAVIGPSAEVRGFLVSAIQSIIDGGETVDAALEAAKAQADATLADYNTLVGE, encoded by the coding sequence GTGAAACGATTTGCCGTTATTGCAGTGATGCTGGTTGCCGCGTTCTCGTTTGGCGCGTCGGCGCAGGAGCCGGTCGAGATTACGTTTGCCCATATCTTTGGCGGCGAGCAGGACTCGCGAGTCGAAGTGATCCGCGCAATCGCCGACGAGTTTCAGGCGGCGAACCCGGGCGTGACGATCACGCTGGTCTCGCCCAGCACCGACTACACTGAGTTGTTCAATTCCGCGCTGCTGTCGGCCTCGCAGGGCGACGCGCCGACCATTGTGCAGGTCGAGGAAGGGCTGACGCAGCTGGCGGCCGACAGCCAGTTCTTCACGCCGATTGGCGACCTGGCGACGCCAGAGCAGCTTGCCTCGCTGGACGATGTGCTGCCGGTCGTCCGCAGCTACTACGCCATCGGCGACACGCTGTGGAGCCTGCCGTGGAACTCGTCGAACCCGATCCTGTTCTATAACCGCGGGATGTTTGAACTGGCCGGGCTTGACCCCGACACTCCACCGGCGACATTTGCCGACCTGACGGCAGCATGCGAGTCGATCATGTCACGGCGCGAACAACTGGGCGTCGATGCGTGCGTCAACTGGCCGATGGCGACCTGGTTCGTCGAGCAGTGGGTGGCGATGCAGGACGCGCTGATTGCCAACAACGACAACGGCCGCACGGCCCGCGCCAGCGAAATGCTGTACACCGATCCTGCGGTCAAGAGCGTGGTCGAGTGGTGGGCAGATCTGGCCACCAAGGGGTTTTATACCTACAGCGGCACGCCGAACGACTATACCGGTGAGGGCATCGCCTTCCTGAGCAAGCGCACTGCCATCACGATCAACAGCACCGCCGGGATCACCCTGTTCAACCAGTTCAGCGTGGTGCAGGGGATCGAGCTCGGGATCGCCGGGCTGCCGGTGCCGAACGCAGAAGCCACCAACGGCGGGACGGTCGGCGGCGCGAGCGTGTGGATCAGCGCCGGCGCGACCGACGCCCAGAAGCGGGCCGCGACCGATTTCCTGTTCTTTCTGACCAGCACCGAGAACGACATCAAGTGGCACAAAGGCTCGGGGTACTTCCCCAACCGGGTCACCTCGATCGAGGCGCTGACGGCCGAAGGCTGGTTCGAGACCGCGCCGGCATTCGGCATCGCGCTCGGACAGCTTCAAGCCGCCGGCGGGACGATTGCCAACGCCGGGGCCGTGATCGGGCCATCAGCGGAAGTGCGTGGTTTCCTGGTGTCCGCGATCCAGTCGATCATCGATGGCGGCGAGACGGTCGATGCCGCGCTGGAAGCGGCAAAGGCACAGGCCGACGCGACCCTTGCCGACTACAACACGCTGGTCGGGGAATAG
- a CDS encoding sugar ABC transporter permease encodes MAVCAGVGFLVGALGAQLLTAATQHCTYLADAPFNEKQIGQAITLFSALIALVPLWTALRSGGASLYRSTAGYFRSPILPYVLLTPTLLSLILFLYAPSIQSITLSLKLRRFPLPQEAFVCLRNYTALAEDAVYRSSFLTTLGMTAAIVAASLAFSLMVAVLASQKVRGASIYRTLLIWPFALSPIVAGAIFLGMFRDGSSGLINALIAPLGLSFSWLRDANLAPWVIVAASVWNILGFNILFYIAGLQNVPKDLLEAAQIDGADRRQRFQLITIPLLAPYTFFLLVTNVTYSFYGVYGAIDALTGGGPPLGPAGSLGGATNALIYKLYQDGFAPGAPLGLASAQAVILFVMVAALTLLQFRVIETRITYGE; translated from the coding sequence ATGGCGGTCTGCGCCGGGGTTGGGTTTCTGGTCGGCGCACTGGGCGCGCAGCTGCTGACCGCCGCGACGCAGCACTGTACCTATCTCGCCGACGCGCCGTTCAACGAGAAGCAGATCGGCCAGGCGATCACCCTGTTCAGCGCGCTGATCGCCCTGGTTCCGCTGTGGACGGCGCTGCGAAGCGGAGGAGCGAGCCTGTACCGCTCGACGGCGGGTTACTTCCGCAGCCCCATTCTGCCGTACGTCCTGCTGACGCCGACGCTGCTGAGCCTGATCCTGTTCCTGTATGCGCCAAGTATCCAGAGCATCACACTGTCGCTGAAACTGAGACGCTTTCCGCTGCCGCAGGAGGCGTTCGTCTGCCTGAGGAATTACACAGCCCTCGCGGAAGACGCGGTTTACCGGAGCAGCTTCCTGACGACACTGGGCATGACGGCGGCGATCGTCGCCGCGAGCCTGGCGTTTTCGCTGATGGTGGCCGTGCTGGCCTCGCAGAAGGTGCGCGGCGCGAGCATTTACCGCACGCTGTTGATCTGGCCGTTCGCGCTCTCGCCGATCGTGGCCGGGGCGATCTTCCTCGGCATGTTCCGCGACGGCAGCTCGGGACTGATCAATGCGCTGATTGCGCCGCTCGGCCTGTCGTTTAGCTGGCTGCGTGACGCGAACCTTGCGCCGTGGGTGATTGTGGCGGCCTCGGTCTGGAACATCCTCGGCTTCAACATCCTTTTCTATATCGCGGGGCTGCAGAACGTGCCGAAAGACCTGCTGGAGGCGGCGCAGATCGACGGCGCGGACCGGCGCCAGCGCTTCCAGTTGATCACCATCCCGCTGCTGGCGCCGTATACGTTCTTTCTGCTGGTCACGAACGTGACGTATTCGTTTTACGGGGTGTACGGCGCAATCGACGCGCTGACGGGCGGCGGCCCGCCGCTGGGTCCGGCTGGTTCGCTGGGTGGCGCGACCAACGCCCTGATCTACAAGCTGTATCAGGATGGCTTTGCCCCCGGCGCACCGCTCGGGCTGGCCTCAGCGCAGGCCGTGATCCTGTTCGTGATGGTTGCCGCACTCACGCTGCTCCAGTTCCGCGTGATCGAGACGAGAATTACCTATGGCGAATAA
- a CDS encoding carbohydrate ABC transporter permease encodes MANNRPARRWRIHLALIVVCALMACPAIYALQVSTLNMTQSYVAPAQLFPPGVSFTDNIATLFGRLNFGQLILNTALIALVIVIGKTILAMLCGLAFVYFHFPGKWVLFFFVLLTLLLPTEIILIPLFNLVSELDWVQTSPRLVLTVPFIATATGAFLFRQHFSNIPRELAEAAQIDGATPVNFMFMVLVPMSWNIIGAHALIQFIASWNSYLWPVLVLQSSENQVIQVGVKNALGFGGQTNFGVLMAAGIVASLPPLILFVLMQRQFMNGFAISRDK; translated from the coding sequence ATGGCGAATAACCGTCCGGCGCGGCGCTGGCGCATCCATCTCGCGCTGATCGTAGTCTGCGCGCTGATGGCCTGCCCGGCCATCTATGCCCTGCAGGTCTCGACGCTGAACATGACCCAGAGCTATGTGGCGCCGGCACAGCTCTTCCCGCCGGGCGTGAGCTTTACGGACAATATCGCCACGCTGTTCGGGCGGCTCAACTTCGGTCAGCTGATCCTGAATACGGCGCTGATCGCACTGGTGATCGTCATCGGCAAGACGATCCTGGCGATGCTGTGCGGCTTGGCCTTCGTCTATTTCCATTTCCCCGGCAAGTGGGTACTGTTCTTCTTTGTGCTGCTCACACTGCTCTTGCCGACCGAGATCATACTGATCCCGTTGTTCAACCTGGTCTCGGAACTGGACTGGGTGCAGACCAGCCCGCGCCTGGTGCTGACCGTGCCGTTTATCGCGACGGCGACCGGCGCGTTCCTGTTCCGCCAGCACTTCAGCAACATCCCGCGCGAACTGGCGGAAGCGGCCCAGATCGACGGCGCGACGCCGGTCAACTTCATGTTCATGGTGTTGGTGCCGATGTCGTGGAACATCATCGGCGCGCACGCACTGATCCAGTTCATTGCGTCCTGGAACAGCTATCTGTGGCCGGTGCTGGTGCTGCAAAGCAGCGAGAATCAGGTGATTCAGGTCGGCGTGAAGAACGCGCTCGGCTTCGGCGGGCAGACCAACTTCGGCGTGCTGATGGCCGCCGGGATCGTTGCATCACTGCCGCCGCTGATCCTGTTCGTGCTGATGCAGCGCCAGTTTATGAACGGTTTCGCCATCTCACGCGACAAGTAA
- a CDS encoding alkaline phosphatase family protein translates to MSKVILIVCDALRDDMAAQHMGYLEHLVEHHKATRWTVTGELPSMSRPMYETLHTGVPSSVHGIVNNAIVRVSNMPNVFKLAVEHGKTTAAAAYCWYSELYNRAPFDPVRDLETDDETLPIQHGRFYMSDDYPDLDLYAHGGALLAKYMPDYLLIHPMGLDTVGEREGGDSHAYRKLVIYHDGVISYMLPTALQLGYTVLVTADHGISGNAAHGHGGVHGGNFDEARLVPLYLITPDMNGRGRVTGHVSQLSVAPTLCRLLGLPIPDTMTQPPLG, encoded by the coding sequence ATGTCCAAAGTCATTCTGATTGTTTGCGATGCGCTGCGGGACGATATGGCCGCGCAGCATATGGGTTATCTGGAGCATCTGGTCGAGCACCACAAGGCCACGCGCTGGACGGTGACCGGCGAACTGCCGTCGATGTCGCGCCCGATGTATGAGACGCTGCACACCGGTGTCCCCTCGTCGGTGCATGGTATCGTCAACAACGCCATTGTGCGCGTGTCGAACATGCCGAATGTCTTCAAACTGGCAGTCGAGCACGGCAAAACAACCGCCGCCGCCGCCTACTGCTGGTATTCCGAGCTGTATAACCGCGCGCCGTTCGATCCGGTGCGCGACCTGGAGACCGACGACGAAACGCTGCCAATCCAGCACGGCCGCTTCTACATGAGCGACGATTACCCAGACCTCGACCTATATGCACATGGCGGCGCGCTGCTGGCGAAATACATGCCGGATTATCTGCTGATCCACCCGATGGGACTCGATACGGTCGGCGAGCGCGAGGGGGGAGACAGCCATGCCTACCGCAAGCTGGTGATTTACCATGATGGCGTGATCAGCTATATGCTGCCGACGGCGCTGCAGCTCGGCTATACGGTACTGGTCACCGCCGACCACGGCATCAGCGGCAACGCGGCGCACGGGCACGGGGGCGTACACGGCGGCAATTTCGACGAGGCGCGGCTGGTCCCGCTGTACCTGATTACGCCGGACATGAACGGCCGTGGCCGCGTCACCGGCCATGTCTCGCAGTTATCGGTCGCGCCGACCCTCTGCCGTCTGCTGGGGCTGCCGATTCCCGATACGATGACCCAGCCGCCGCTCGGCTGA
- a CDS encoding TetR/AcrR family transcriptional regulator, protein MDRRIERTKHSLQASLLSLIREMPYEDIEIQAITDRANTARVSFYRHYAAKNELLFDCLATIYEQILAAMGTYDLESVLDLNRKPPCLPLFAFLETDRELYRRLALGSVGALVQQRVRAYIVDENLRIFGQSPRFADAPIGLIANHIASCEIGNLVWWLTDDNPYPAEYIARMSHAMSVTGAMLMIGRLDEVILPAAGALAPA, encoded by the coding sequence ATGGATCGCCGCATCGAGCGTACCAAACACAGCCTGCAGGCCTCGCTGCTCTCGCTGATCCGAGAAATGCCCTACGAGGACATCGAGATACAGGCCATCACCGACCGCGCCAATACCGCGCGTGTCTCGTTCTACAGACATTATGCAGCCAAAAACGAATTGCTGTTCGACTGTCTCGCCACCATCTACGAACAGATCCTCGCCGCGATGGGGACCTATGACCTCGAAAGCGTCCTCGACCTGAACCGCAAGCCGCCATGCCTGCCGCTCTTCGCGTTCCTGGAGACCGACCGCGAACTCTACCGGCGCCTGGCGCTCGGCTCGGTCGGGGCGCTGGTTCAGCAGCGCGTCCGCGCCTATATCGTCGACGAGAACCTGCGGATTTTCGGGCAGTCCCCCCGCTTTGCCGACGCGCCGATCGGCCTGATCGCCAACCATATCGCATCCTGTGAAATCGGCAATCTGGTCTGGTGGCTCACCGATGACAACCCGTACCCTGCCGAGTACATCGCCCGCATGTCGCACGCGATGTCCGTCACCGGAGCCATGCTGATGATTGGACGCCTGGACGAAGTCATTTTGCCTGCCGCGGGTGCGCTCGCGCCAGCCTAG
- a CDS encoding cytochrome P450 gives MTASAIASSGAKLPPTLPGYPFIGSALAFARAGGLPLKFLQDSFAEYGDVFRAKVFDRSIVVVSHPDMLHEILVKRVSEFHKPIVISPDKPRSLERFLGAGILTGDHAEWRPQRKLIQPLMHAKHIEGYAETMVQHGAAMLNGWHAGQTLDVHAAMTQVTMSIIAETMFGTDVSQTSDLEFAGRKGQEIALADLMLPLPTLLMGPRNRRAAVVNGVLSALVARFMAERRETGHGDRTDLLSLLMQTTDEDGQPMPDDFVRNNILTLFFAGHETTANTLTWALHFLDRNPEVKARLQHEVDTALDGRAPTLEDLRSLPYTLMVIKEAMRAEPVVAALSRVVTEDNEIGGYHLDKGTLVLLPIYLMHHDPRWWVNPERFDPERFSAENEPNIHKFAYIPFGGGPRVCIGNHFSMMESQLLLAMMVSQFELAHAPGHEVVPTRQITTSPKTGLWMQLSARHRE, from the coding sequence ATGACCGCTAGTGCGATCGCTTCTTCCGGCGCAAAACTGCCCCCAACGCTGCCGGGTTATCCGTTCATCGGCAGCGCGCTCGCGTTTGCGCGGGCCGGCGGACTGCCGCTCAAGTTCCTACAGGACTCGTTCGCGGAGTATGGCGATGTCTTCCGCGCGAAGGTTTTTGACCGTTCGATTGTGGTGGTGTCGCATCCCGACATGCTGCACGAAATCCTGGTCAAGCGGGTCAGCGAATTTCACAAGCCGATCGTGATCTCACCGGATAAGCCGCGCAGCCTGGAACGTTTCCTCGGCGCGGGCATCCTGACCGGCGACCATGCCGAGTGGCGCCCGCAGCGCAAGCTGATCCAGCCGCTGATGCACGCCAAGCACATCGAAGGCTATGCGGAAACGATGGTCCAGCATGGCGCGGCGATGCTGAATGGATGGCATGCCGGCCAAACGCTCGATGTGCACGCGGCGATGACGCAGGTTACGATGAGCATCATAGCTGAGACGATGTTCGGCACCGATGTCTCGCAGACCTCGGACCTGGAGTTTGCCGGGCGAAAGGGACAGGAGATCGCGCTGGCGGATCTGATGCTGCCGCTGCCGACGCTGTTGATGGGGCCGCGCAACCGCCGCGCGGCGGTTGTCAACGGGGTGCTGTCGGCGTTGGTCGCGCGGTTTATGGCGGAGCGGCGCGAGACCGGCCACGGCGATCGCACCGACCTGCTCTCGCTGCTCATGCAGACCACCGACGAGGACGGCCAGCCGATGCCGGACGACTTCGTGCGGAACAACATCCTGACGCTGTTCTTCGCCGGGCACGAGACGACCGCCAATACGCTAACATGGGCGCTGCACTTCCTCGACCGTAACCCGGAGGTGAAGGCCAGGCTTCAGCACGAGGTCGATACGGCGCTGGACGGCCGCGCGCCGACGCTCGAAGACCTGCGCAGCCTGCCGTATACGCTGATGGTGATCAAGGAAGCCATGCGCGCCGAACCGGTGGTCGCGGCGCTCTCGCGGGTGGTGACCGAAGACAATGAGATCGGCGGCTACCATCTGGATAAGGGAACGCTCGTCCTGCTGCCGATTTATCTGATGCACCACGATCCGCGCTGGTGGGTGAACCCCGAACGCTTCGACCCTGAACGATTCTCGGCGGAGAACGAGCCAAACATCCACAAGTTCGCCTATATCCCGTTTGGCGGCGGGCCGCGGGTGTGCATCGGCAATCATTTTTCGATGATGGAATCGCAGCTGCTGCTGGCGATGATGGTCAGCCAGTTCGAACTGGCGCACGCTCCCGGACATGAGGTTGTGCCGACCCGTCAGATCACGACATCCCCCAAGACCGGCCTGTGGATGCAGCTGTCCGCGCGGCACCGGGAGTAA
- a CDS encoding zf-HC2 domain-containing protein — protein MDCETLVKHLSAYIDGELDEQLSEEARQHLATCQNCRVVLDSTRRTILLYREQARVQTISADRSRALFDQIAEAFKARE, from the coding sequence ATGGACTGCGAAACGCTGGTCAAACATCTGAGCGCCTATATTGATGGCGAACTTGACGAACAGCTCTCGGAGGAGGCACGCCAGCATCTGGCGACCTGCCAGAACTGCCGCGTGGTGCTGGACAGCACCCGGCGCACCATCCTGCTTTACCGCGAACAGGCTCGTGTCCAGACCATTTCCGCAGACCGTTCGCGCGCACTGTTCGACCAGATTGCCGAGGCATTCAAGGCCCGTGAGTAA
- a CDS encoding RNA polymerase sigma factor — MDSTQAHLLTQLKQRDPNALAALFDQYANPVHRLALRLLHDSAQADDVVQNTFLALIEHIDHFEGRARIHTWLYRVAYNDAMMRLRSRPGAALEDDDGPEMLPAALIDWKGRPEDVLAQTEAVSEMDRAIAALSPRLRAVFTLRDVDELSTHETAEALGLSESAVKVSLHRARLALREQLSAYFIERRGNHQEA; from the coding sequence GTGGACTCGACGCAAGCGCACCTCTTAACGCAGCTGAAACAGCGCGACCCGAATGCTCTGGCCGCGCTGTTCGATCAATACGCGAATCCGGTTCACCGGCTGGCGCTGCGTCTGCTCCACGACTCCGCTCAGGCCGACGACGTTGTCCAGAATACCTTTCTGGCGCTGATCGAGCACATCGACCACTTCGAAGGCCGCGCGCGCATTCACACCTGGCTCTACCGGGTGGCCTATAATGACGCCATGATGCGCCTGCGGTCACGGCCCGGCGCCGCCCTGGAAGACGATGACGGACCGGAGATGCTGCCCGCTGCCCTGATCGACTGGAAGGGCCGTCCTGAAGACGTGCTCGCCCAGACTGAGGCCGTCAGCGAGATGGACCGGGCGATCGCCGCCCTGTCGCCCAGGCTTCGCGCGGTGTTCACGCTGCGCGACGTCGACGAATTATCGACCCACGAAACTGCGGAGGCGCTCGGGTTGAGCGAGTCGGCCGTAAAAGTATCACTGCACCGGGCTCGGCTGGCACTGCGCGAGCAGTTGTCCGCCTACTTTATCGAACGCCGCGGAAATCATCAGGAGGCGTGA
- a CDS encoding DUF2892 domain-containing protein, with translation MAFIKFMASGTGRIVRIVAGIALIALGLLSVQGTGGIILAVVGLVPLLAGALDFCVFAPLFGMSFKGPEIRAK, from the coding sequence ATGGCGTTTATCAAGTTCATGGCCAGCGGCACGGGTCGTATCGTCCGCATCGTCGCGGGTATCGCGCTCATTGCGCTGGGTTTGCTGTCGGTTCAGGGCACAGGTGGTATCATTCTGGCAGTCGTCGGCCTTGTTCCGCTTCTGGCCGGCGCGCTTGACTTCTGTGTATTCGCGCCGCTCTTCGGCATGTCGTTCAAAGGCCCGGAGATTCGCGCCAAGTAA
- the nirK gene encoding nitrite reductase, copper-containing: MNQKQSSQLILIAFIAFTLLFMAIVPDRLRAPSQASPTAPAPSAAIDVAQTAAETGVTVEYTLKTVMGLTPPMAFMGVGGEIEGVINPTLKANAGDRIKITLINGDPIEHDLVIDEFGGHLAHVMAQNEEATFEFLADRAGTFKYYCSIPGHQQIGMEGLLEIAGDASVAYVAPADTSAPAQTTIAAGPVAADAVSVVHSPHDLPAPIGAREPQTVQVELISQEVDGILADGTTYTYWTFNGTVPGPMIRIRVGDKVELTLKNDATSTNAHSIDLHAVTGPGGGAVFTQTLPGEETTFSFTALNPGVYVYHCATPSVAHHIANGMYGMIVVEPEGGLPEVDREFYVMQGEIYAAQTFGTPGHLSFDYKSMLDEDPQYLVFNGASNALTSDTDALRANVGETVRIFFGVGGPNFTSSFHVIGEIFDRAYNLASLTSAPLTDVQTVLVPPGGAAMVEFALEVPGRYILVDHALARLERGLAGFLYAEGEEAPEIFHGTMTEGSGH, translated from the coding sequence ATGAACCAGAAACAATCCAGTCAGCTGATCCTGATCGCGTTTATCGCCTTTACCCTGCTGTTTATGGCGATTGTGCCTGACAGGCTCAGGGCACCATCGCAGGCCTCGCCGACCGCACCCGCGCCCTCTGCAGCCATCGACGTCGCCCAGACCGCGGCAGAGACAGGCGTCACCGTCGAATACACACTGAAGACCGTCATGGGGCTGACCCCGCCGATGGCTTTCATGGGCGTAGGCGGCGAGATTGAAGGGGTTATCAACCCGACCCTCAAAGCCAATGCCGGTGACCGCATCAAAATCACCCTGATCAACGGCGATCCGATCGAACACGATCTGGTCATTGACGAGTTTGGCGGCCATCTCGCGCATGTCATGGCTCAAAATGAGGAAGCCACGTTCGAATTCCTGGCGGACAGAGCCGGCACCTTCAAGTATTACTGCTCTATCCCAGGCCACCAGCAGATCGGCATGGAAGGCTTGCTGGAGATCGCCGGAGACGCATCGGTCGCCTATGTCGCGCCAGCAGACACCAGCGCGCCGGCACAAACGACGATTGCCGCCGGTCCTGTGGCCGCCGATGCCGTTTCGGTCGTCCATTCCCCACATGATCTGCCTGCGCCCATCGGCGCGCGTGAGCCGCAGACCGTGCAGGTGGAACTCATCTCCCAGGAAGTCGACGGTATCCTGGCGGACGGCACAACCTACACCTATTGGACCTTTAACGGCACCGTGCCCGGCCCGATGATCCGCATCCGCGTCGGCGACAAGGTCGAACTGACCCTGAAGAACGATGCAACCAGCACCAACGCCCACTCCATTGACCTGCACGCCGTCACCGGTCCGGGCGGCGGCGCGGTCTTCACCCAGACCCTCCCCGGCGAAGAAACCACCTTCAGCTTCACCGCGCTCAATCCCGGCGTCTACGTTTATCACTGCGCCACGCCCAGCGTCGCCCACCACATCGCCAACGGCATGTACGGCATGATCGTCGTCGAGCCGGAAGGCGGCCTGCCAGAGGTTGACCGTGAATTCTATGTGATGCAGGGCGAAATCTATGCCGCGCAGACGTTCGGCACGCCCGGACACCTTAGCTTCGACTACAAATCCATGCTCGACGAAGATCCGCAGTACCTCGTCTTCAACGGCGCTTCCAACGCGCTCACCAGCGATACCGATGCCCTGCGCGCCAATGTCGGCGAGACCGTCCGCATCTTCTTCGGCGTCGGTGGCCCGAACTTCACCTCTTCGTTCCATGTGATCGGCGAAATCTTCGACCGTGCCTATAACCTCGCCTCCCTCACCAGCGCGCCGCTGACCGATGTCCAGACCGTACTCGTGCCTCCCGGCGGCGCGGCGATGGTCGAGTTCGCACTGGAAGTCCCCGGACGCTACATCCTGGTGGACCATGCGCTGGCCCGCCTCGAACGCGGACTCGCCGGTTTCCTCTACGCCGAGGGCGAAGAAGCTCCCGAAATCTTCCACGGCACAATGACCGAGGGTTCGGGGCACTAG
- a CDS encoding Crp/Fnr family transcriptional regulator: MTALRDILQSLTYFQGISQVELDRLVASVVHRRVENGEHLFFEGEPSSGLWIVAEGHVKIYKLNPDGAEHILHILGPGATFNDIAAMDGGSNPANAAALTTPGAIWLLPTNALADLLMSNPRMAMNIIRLMARRVRTLVGQIEDLALYSVVVRLARFLLKQAQDPTLSGPGVTRTAIAAHINTTPQTLSVALRELEHSGAITFDRQRVRIVRNDTLRSIAML; encoded by the coding sequence ATGACCGCGCTGCGCGACATCCTGCAGTCTCTGACCTATTTCCAGGGCATCTCCCAGGTTGAACTCGACCGGTTGGTGGCCAGCGTCGTCCACCGGCGCGTGGAAAACGGCGAACACCTCTTCTTCGAAGGCGAACCGTCGTCCGGTCTGTGGATCGTCGCTGAGGGACACGTCAAGATTTACAAGCTGAATCCCGATGGCGCGGAACACATCCTGCATATCCTCGGCCCCGGCGCGACTTTCAACGACATCGCGGCCATGGATGGCGGCAGCAATCCGGCCAACGCGGCGGCGCTCACCACTCCAGGCGCGATCTGGCTCCTGCCCACTAACGCGCTGGCCGACCTCCTGATGAGTAATCCCCGGATGGCGATGAATATCATACGCCTCATGGCGCGCCGCGTTCGCACGCTGGTCGGGCAGATCGAGGATCTGGCGCTCTATTCGGTCGTCGTCCGCCTGGCGCGGTTCCTGCTCAAACAGGCGCAGGATCCCACCCTCAGCGGGCCGGGCGTCACCCGCACCGCAATCGCCGCCCATATCAACACAACCCCGCAAACCCTGAGCGTAGCCCTGCGCGAGCTTGAACATTCCGGCGCGATCACCTTCGACCGCCAGCGCGTGCGGATCGTCCGCAACGACACCCTGCGTTCGATCGCCATGTTGTGA